In Cololabis saira isolate AMF1-May2022 chromosome 10, fColSai1.1, whole genome shotgun sequence, a single window of DNA contains:
- the apol1 gene encoding apolipoprotein L1 isoform X2: protein MDRYDNLDLECDEEVGTVSQKTALFGGMFKKTNKSAEPSTKAQDSLSTNGELSKSNDSLTDNHHGKDKGGVFKGMFKKTAKSSKEGDPQVAISSESLEFSGSSENLTEKSSKDKSGAVGWIISPRPGHVRRPSQDLLELSASNDSLNDKTSINKESGGMFSGIFKRSPKPRRAGEPSQEDLSAQSELSESTDSLSNTKESGGMLSGMFKKASKPFGARAKSQEDLSAANGPSGSTDNLSEGHTKEKGGILSGMFRKKGAKYQSQDDLSVDDEISASNDSLSEKPSKSGVAAKILKNPFTSSSQETVKTESSGDSNANSSAAQTPKAKQNGLNAMMKSTFYTDKEEKSSSTDEDTLENGDNQPSHKQSKLAGAMTKLNPFRAANKYEKQAGSDDEESAVTSEKLPSNKPNSMVEAMSKLNPFRSANKKGTENTDMTKEKEKPDEVKSNLIQPERTTRSETPPVRPKPAQEKMKAASTNDKVKPRRTEESQSDDESAKEGESAGRTDGNENHPENKKTKEKKTKRHNPFMPRAAIEAASDDEGLKDDDDVASREEKKEEGKDEAKETKVKKKPKRLNPFMPQVKAKVVQRQAQDGAGGSEENDRSLFDRLEDFRLGPSRPGNSQDFEDLMNWWKNVEAWEDTPQDDDMTEKEEAKAFALTAEKVQKGIRVFNKLFSERAESLWQHVIDLNAIADGLDKFNKNTKIAQITGGSTSAIGGVATIAGLALAPVTMGTSLIITAVGLGVATAGGLTSAGAGISNQVNNSMDRKKVEKIVEDYQEKMLDLNKCLTFIKQGIENLRKFDLIKMKKNAYNQDFPALTSSFYEDGAMVGKAILINANEIMRVVQIANVAGSTAARAVQIASMATGVLTGLFVGMDIYFVAKDSKELKKGAKSEFAAKIREVATQLHDGLVELNGIREELQSTTSENKNEEDSKALDNEKKEKSDKYDSSDEDEIDRIKKAIKKDIENRDYETQDWKTS, encoded by the exons ATG GATCGTTATGATAATCTGGATTTGGAGTGTGATGAAGAAGTGGGAACCGTCTCT CAAAAAACGGCGCTGTTTGGTGGGATGTTCAAGAAAACCAACAAGTCTGCAGAACCATCTACCAAAGCGCAG GACAGTTTATCAACAAACGGTGAACTCTCAAAGAGCAACGACAGTCTGACCGACAACCACCACGGCAAG GACAAAGGTGGAGTTTTTAAAGGAATGTTTAAGAAGACGGCCAAGTCTTCTAAAGAGGGTGATCCCCAG GTTGCTATTTCATCAGAAAGCCTCGAGTTCTCCGGCAGCAGCGAGAACCTGACAGAGAAGTCGTCAAAG GATAAATCGGGTGCAGTGGGTTGGATAATATCTCCCCGACCAGGTCATGTCCGCAGACCTTCACAG GACCTTTTGGAGCTCTCGGCTAGTAATGACAGTCTCAACGACAAAACCAGCATCAATAAG GAGTCAGGGGGGATGTTCAGTGGGATCTTTAAAAGGTCCCCAAAACCCAGAAGAGCGGGGGAACCATCACAG GAAGACTTGTCAGCACAGAGTGAGCTTTCAGAAAGCACCGACAGTCTTTCTAACACTAAG GAGTCAGGAGGGATGTTGAGCGGTATGTTTAAAAAAGCCTCAAAGCCCTTTGGTGCAAGAGCAAAATCTCAG GAGGATTTGTCTGCAGCCAATGGGCCTTCTGGCAGCACCGACAATCTGTCTGAGGGCCACACGAAG GAGAAAGGAGGGATCTTAAGCGGCATGTTCAGGAAAAAAGGGGCCAAATATCAGTCTCAG GATGATTTGTCTGTGGACGATGAAATCTCTGCCAGCAACGACAGTCTCTCAGAGAAGCCTTCAAAG AGCGGAGTTGCAGCAAAGATCCTAAAGAATCCTTTCACCTCATCATCTCAG GAAACTGTAAAGACTGAAAGCTCTGGAGACTCGAATGCCAACAGTTCTGCTGCACAAACGCCAAAAGCTAAACag aaCGGCTTGAATGCAATGATGAAAAGCACATTTTACACTGACAAAGAG GAAAAGAGCTCCAGCACTGATGAAGACACTTTAGAAAATGGAGATAACCAACCCAGTCATAAACAG AGTAAACTGGCTGGGGCAATGACGAAGCTTAATCCATTTCGAGCTGCAAACAAA tATGAGAAACAAGCTGGATCCGATGACGAGGAATCTGCCGTGACCAGTGAGAAGTTACCAAGCAACAAACCG AACTCCATGGTTGAAGCCATGTCCAAACTGAATCCATTCCGCTCCGCAAATAAA aaaggcacagaaaacacagacatgacaaaagagaaagaaaagccaGATGAG GTCAAAAGTAATTTGATCCAGCCGGAAAGGACGACAAGAAGTGAAACACCACCAGTCCGTCCCAAACCAGCTCAAGAG AAGATGAAGGCGGCGTCCAcaaatgacaaagtaaaacCCAGAAGAACTGAGG AGAGCCAATCGGATGATGAAAGTGCCAAAGAAGGTGAATCTGCTGGAAGAACGGACGGCAACGAGAACCATCCCGAGAACAAAAAA accaaagagaaaaaaaccaaGCGCCACAATCCCTTCATGCCTCGTGCTGCAATTGAG GCTGCATCTGATGATGAAGGGCtgaaagatgatgatgatgttgcatccagagaggaaaagaaagaagagggcAAGGATGAAGCTAAAGAG aCCAAAGTCAAGAAGAAGCCCAAGAGACTCAACCCCTTCATGCCACAGGTTAAG GCCAAAGTTGTACAGAGGCAAGCACAAGATGGGGCTGGGGGCAGCGAAGAG AACGACAGGTCCTTGTTTGACCGGCTGGAGGACTTTCGTCTTGGCCCCTCACGGCCTGGAAACAGTCAG GATTTTGAGGATCTCATGAACTGGTGGAAAAATGTGGAAG CATGGGAGGACACGCCTCAAGATGATGACAtgacagaaaaagaagaggccAA GGCTTTTGCCTTGACGGCAGAGAAGGTGCAGAAGGGAATCCGTGTCTTCAACAAACTTTTCTCGGAGCGAGCTGAGAGCCTTTGGCAGCATGTCATCGATCTCAACGCCATCGCAGACGGTCTGGACAAGTTCAACAAGAACACAAAGATTGCTCAAATCACTGGTGGTTCCACAAGTGCAATAGGGGGCGTCGCCACCATCGCTGGCCTTGCCCTGGCTCCGGTTACCATGGGAACTTCTCTCATCATCACGGCAGTCGGACTGGGTGTGGCCACTGCGGGCGGTCTTACGTCAGCCGGCGCTGGAATCTCCAACCAGGTCAACAACTCAATGGACCGCAAGAAGGTGGAGAAGATTGTGGAGGACTACCAGGAGAAGATGCTCGACCTCAATAAGTGCCTGACCTTCATCAAGCAGGGGATTGAGAACCTGCGCAAATTCGACTTGATCAAAATGAAAAAGAACGCCTACAACCAGGACTTCCCTGCGCTCACTAGTAGTTTCTATGAGGACGGTGCCATGGTAGGCAAGGCGATCCTCATCAACGCCAATGAGATCATGCGTGTGGTGCAGATCGCCAATGTAGCAGGCAGCACGGCGGCCAGAGCAGTCCAGATCGCCAGCATGGCCACCGGCGTGCTAACGGGACTCTTTGTGGGTATGGACATCTACTTCGTAGCAAAAGACTCTAAAGAACTCAAGAAAGGGGCAAAGTCAGAGTTTGCTGCCAAAATCAGGGAGGTTGCAACGCAGCTGCATGATGGTTTGGTGGAGCTCAACGGCATACGTGAGGAGCTGCAATCTACCACGTCAGAAAACAAGAACGAGGAAGATTCCAAAGCTTTagacaatgaaaagaaagaaaaaagtgacaAATATGACAGTTCAGATGAAGATGAAATTGACCGCATTAAAAAAGCCATCAAGAAGGACATTGAAAACAGGGATTATGAAACACAAGACTGGAAAACCTCATAA
- the apol1 gene encoding apolipoprotein L1 isoform X1: MDRYDNLDLECDEEVGTVSQKTALFGGMFKKTNKSAEPSTKAQDSLSTNGELSKSNDSLTDNHHGKDKGGVFKGMFKKTAKSSKEGDPQVAISSESLEFSGSSENLTEKSSKDKSGAVGWIISPRPGHVRRPSQDLLELSASNDSLNDKTSINKESGGMFSGIFKRSPKPRRAGEPSQEDLSAQSELSESTDSLSNTKESGGMLSGMFKKASKPFGARAKSQEDLSAANGPSGSTDNLSEGHTKEKGGILSGMFRKKGAKYQSQDDLSVDDEISASNDSLSEKPSKSGVAAKILKNPFTSSSQETVKTESSGDSNANSSAAQTPKAKQNGLNAMMKSTFYTDKEEKSSSTDEDTLENGDNQPSHKQSKLAGAMTKLNPFRAANKYEKQAGSDDEESAVTSEKLPSNKPNSMVEAMSKLNPFRSANKKGTENTDMTKEKEKPDEVKSNLIQPERTTRSETPPVRPKPAQEKMKAASTNDKVKPRRTEEKSQSDDESAKEGESAGRTDGNENHPENKKTKEKKTKRHNPFMPRAAIEAASDDEGLKDDDDVASREEKKEEGKDEAKETKVKKKPKRLNPFMPQVKAKVVQRQAQDGAGGSEENDRSLFDRLEDFRLGPSRPGNSQDFEDLMNWWKNVEAWEDTPQDDDMTEKEEAKAFALTAEKVQKGIRVFNKLFSERAESLWQHVIDLNAIADGLDKFNKNTKIAQITGGSTSAIGGVATIAGLALAPVTMGTSLIITAVGLGVATAGGLTSAGAGISNQVNNSMDRKKVEKIVEDYQEKMLDLNKCLTFIKQGIENLRKFDLIKMKKNAYNQDFPALTSSFYEDGAMVGKAILINANEIMRVVQIANVAGSTAARAVQIASMATGVLTGLFVGMDIYFVAKDSKELKKGAKSEFAAKIREVATQLHDGLVELNGIREELQSTTSENKNEEDSKALDNEKKEKSDKYDSSDEDEIDRIKKAIKKDIENRDYETQDWKTS; this comes from the exons ATG GATCGTTATGATAATCTGGATTTGGAGTGTGATGAAGAAGTGGGAACCGTCTCT CAAAAAACGGCGCTGTTTGGTGGGATGTTCAAGAAAACCAACAAGTCTGCAGAACCATCTACCAAAGCGCAG GACAGTTTATCAACAAACGGTGAACTCTCAAAGAGCAACGACAGTCTGACCGACAACCACCACGGCAAG GACAAAGGTGGAGTTTTTAAAGGAATGTTTAAGAAGACGGCCAAGTCTTCTAAAGAGGGTGATCCCCAG GTTGCTATTTCATCAGAAAGCCTCGAGTTCTCCGGCAGCAGCGAGAACCTGACAGAGAAGTCGTCAAAG GATAAATCGGGTGCAGTGGGTTGGATAATATCTCCCCGACCAGGTCATGTCCGCAGACCTTCACAG GACCTTTTGGAGCTCTCGGCTAGTAATGACAGTCTCAACGACAAAACCAGCATCAATAAG GAGTCAGGGGGGATGTTCAGTGGGATCTTTAAAAGGTCCCCAAAACCCAGAAGAGCGGGGGAACCATCACAG GAAGACTTGTCAGCACAGAGTGAGCTTTCAGAAAGCACCGACAGTCTTTCTAACACTAAG GAGTCAGGAGGGATGTTGAGCGGTATGTTTAAAAAAGCCTCAAAGCCCTTTGGTGCAAGAGCAAAATCTCAG GAGGATTTGTCTGCAGCCAATGGGCCTTCTGGCAGCACCGACAATCTGTCTGAGGGCCACACGAAG GAGAAAGGAGGGATCTTAAGCGGCATGTTCAGGAAAAAAGGGGCCAAATATCAGTCTCAG GATGATTTGTCTGTGGACGATGAAATCTCTGCCAGCAACGACAGTCTCTCAGAGAAGCCTTCAAAG AGCGGAGTTGCAGCAAAGATCCTAAAGAATCCTTTCACCTCATCATCTCAG GAAACTGTAAAGACTGAAAGCTCTGGAGACTCGAATGCCAACAGTTCTGCTGCACAAACGCCAAAAGCTAAACag aaCGGCTTGAATGCAATGATGAAAAGCACATTTTACACTGACAAAGAG GAAAAGAGCTCCAGCACTGATGAAGACACTTTAGAAAATGGAGATAACCAACCCAGTCATAAACAG AGTAAACTGGCTGGGGCAATGACGAAGCTTAATCCATTTCGAGCTGCAAACAAA tATGAGAAACAAGCTGGATCCGATGACGAGGAATCTGCCGTGACCAGTGAGAAGTTACCAAGCAACAAACCG AACTCCATGGTTGAAGCCATGTCCAAACTGAATCCATTCCGCTCCGCAAATAAA aaaggcacagaaaacacagacatgacaaaagagaaagaaaagccaGATGAG GTCAAAAGTAATTTGATCCAGCCGGAAAGGACGACAAGAAGTGAAACACCACCAGTCCGTCCCAAACCAGCTCAAGAG AAGATGAAGGCGGCGTCCAcaaatgacaaagtaaaacCCAGAAGAACTGAGGAGAAG AGCCAATCGGATGATGAAAGTGCCAAAGAAGGTGAATCTGCTGGAAGAACGGACGGCAACGAGAACCATCCCGAGAACAAAAAA accaaagagaaaaaaaccaaGCGCCACAATCCCTTCATGCCTCGTGCTGCAATTGAG GCTGCATCTGATGATGAAGGGCtgaaagatgatgatgatgttgcatccagagaggaaaagaaagaagagggcAAGGATGAAGCTAAAGAG aCCAAAGTCAAGAAGAAGCCCAAGAGACTCAACCCCTTCATGCCACAGGTTAAG GCCAAAGTTGTACAGAGGCAAGCACAAGATGGGGCTGGGGGCAGCGAAGAG AACGACAGGTCCTTGTTTGACCGGCTGGAGGACTTTCGTCTTGGCCCCTCACGGCCTGGAAACAGTCAG GATTTTGAGGATCTCATGAACTGGTGGAAAAATGTGGAAG CATGGGAGGACACGCCTCAAGATGATGACAtgacagaaaaagaagaggccAA GGCTTTTGCCTTGACGGCAGAGAAGGTGCAGAAGGGAATCCGTGTCTTCAACAAACTTTTCTCGGAGCGAGCTGAGAGCCTTTGGCAGCATGTCATCGATCTCAACGCCATCGCAGACGGTCTGGACAAGTTCAACAAGAACACAAAGATTGCTCAAATCACTGGTGGTTCCACAAGTGCAATAGGGGGCGTCGCCACCATCGCTGGCCTTGCCCTGGCTCCGGTTACCATGGGAACTTCTCTCATCATCACGGCAGTCGGACTGGGTGTGGCCACTGCGGGCGGTCTTACGTCAGCCGGCGCTGGAATCTCCAACCAGGTCAACAACTCAATGGACCGCAAGAAGGTGGAGAAGATTGTGGAGGACTACCAGGAGAAGATGCTCGACCTCAATAAGTGCCTGACCTTCATCAAGCAGGGGATTGAGAACCTGCGCAAATTCGACTTGATCAAAATGAAAAAGAACGCCTACAACCAGGACTTCCCTGCGCTCACTAGTAGTTTCTATGAGGACGGTGCCATGGTAGGCAAGGCGATCCTCATCAACGCCAATGAGATCATGCGTGTGGTGCAGATCGCCAATGTAGCAGGCAGCACGGCGGCCAGAGCAGTCCAGATCGCCAGCATGGCCACCGGCGTGCTAACGGGACTCTTTGTGGGTATGGACATCTACTTCGTAGCAAAAGACTCTAAAGAACTCAAGAAAGGGGCAAAGTCAGAGTTTGCTGCCAAAATCAGGGAGGTTGCAACGCAGCTGCATGATGGTTTGGTGGAGCTCAACGGCATACGTGAGGAGCTGCAATCTACCACGTCAGAAAACAAGAACGAGGAAGATTCCAAAGCTTTagacaatgaaaagaaagaaaaaagtgacaAATATGACAGTTCAGATGAAGATGAAATTGACCGCATTAAAAAAGCCATCAAGAAGGACATTGAAAACAGGGATTATGAAACACAAGACTGGAAAACCTCATAA
- the apol1 gene encoding apolipoprotein L1 isoform X3: MDRYDNLDLECDEEVGTVSQKTALFGGMFKKTNKSAEPSTKAQDSLSTNGELSKSNDSLTDNHHGKDKGGVFKGMFKKTAKSSKEGDPQVAISSESLEFSGSSENLTEKSSKDKSGAVGWIISPRPGHVRRPSQDLLELSASNDSLNDKTSINKESGGMFSGIFKRSPKPRRAGEPSQEDLSAQSELSESTDSLSNTKESGGMLSGMFKKASKPFGARAKSQEDLSAANGPSGSTDNLSEGHTKEKGGILSGMFRKKGAKYQSQDDLSVDDEISASNDSLSEKPSKSGVAAKILKNPFTSSSQETVKTESSGDSNANSSAAQTPKAKQNGLNAMMKSTFYTDKEEKSSSTDEDTLENGDNQPSHKQSKLAGAMTKLNPFRAANKYEKQAGSDDEESAVTSEKLPSNKPKGTENTDMTKEKEKPDEVKSNLIQPERTTRSETPPVRPKPAQEKMKAASTNDKVKPRRTEEKSQSDDESAKEGESAGRTDGNENHPENKKTKEKKTKRHNPFMPRAAIEAASDDEGLKDDDDVASREEKKEEGKDEAKETKVKKKPKRLNPFMPQVKAKVVQRQAQDGAGGSEENDRSLFDRLEDFRLGPSRPGNSQDFEDLMNWWKNVEAWEDTPQDDDMTEKEEAKAFALTAEKVQKGIRVFNKLFSERAESLWQHVIDLNAIADGLDKFNKNTKIAQITGGSTSAIGGVATIAGLALAPVTMGTSLIITAVGLGVATAGGLTSAGAGISNQVNNSMDRKKVEKIVEDYQEKMLDLNKCLTFIKQGIENLRKFDLIKMKKNAYNQDFPALTSSFYEDGAMVGKAILINANEIMRVVQIANVAGSTAARAVQIASMATGVLTGLFVGMDIYFVAKDSKELKKGAKSEFAAKIREVATQLHDGLVELNGIREELQSTTSENKNEEDSKALDNEKKEKSDKYDSSDEDEIDRIKKAIKKDIENRDYETQDWKTS; the protein is encoded by the exons ATG GATCGTTATGATAATCTGGATTTGGAGTGTGATGAAGAAGTGGGAACCGTCTCT CAAAAAACGGCGCTGTTTGGTGGGATGTTCAAGAAAACCAACAAGTCTGCAGAACCATCTACCAAAGCGCAG GACAGTTTATCAACAAACGGTGAACTCTCAAAGAGCAACGACAGTCTGACCGACAACCACCACGGCAAG GACAAAGGTGGAGTTTTTAAAGGAATGTTTAAGAAGACGGCCAAGTCTTCTAAAGAGGGTGATCCCCAG GTTGCTATTTCATCAGAAAGCCTCGAGTTCTCCGGCAGCAGCGAGAACCTGACAGAGAAGTCGTCAAAG GATAAATCGGGTGCAGTGGGTTGGATAATATCTCCCCGACCAGGTCATGTCCGCAGACCTTCACAG GACCTTTTGGAGCTCTCGGCTAGTAATGACAGTCTCAACGACAAAACCAGCATCAATAAG GAGTCAGGGGGGATGTTCAGTGGGATCTTTAAAAGGTCCCCAAAACCCAGAAGAGCGGGGGAACCATCACAG GAAGACTTGTCAGCACAGAGTGAGCTTTCAGAAAGCACCGACAGTCTTTCTAACACTAAG GAGTCAGGAGGGATGTTGAGCGGTATGTTTAAAAAAGCCTCAAAGCCCTTTGGTGCAAGAGCAAAATCTCAG GAGGATTTGTCTGCAGCCAATGGGCCTTCTGGCAGCACCGACAATCTGTCTGAGGGCCACACGAAG GAGAAAGGAGGGATCTTAAGCGGCATGTTCAGGAAAAAAGGGGCCAAATATCAGTCTCAG GATGATTTGTCTGTGGACGATGAAATCTCTGCCAGCAACGACAGTCTCTCAGAGAAGCCTTCAAAG AGCGGAGTTGCAGCAAAGATCCTAAAGAATCCTTTCACCTCATCATCTCAG GAAACTGTAAAGACTGAAAGCTCTGGAGACTCGAATGCCAACAGTTCTGCTGCACAAACGCCAAAAGCTAAACag aaCGGCTTGAATGCAATGATGAAAAGCACATTTTACACTGACAAAGAG GAAAAGAGCTCCAGCACTGATGAAGACACTTTAGAAAATGGAGATAACCAACCCAGTCATAAACAG AGTAAACTGGCTGGGGCAATGACGAAGCTTAATCCATTTCGAGCTGCAAACAAA tATGAGAAACAAGCTGGATCCGATGACGAGGAATCTGCCGTGACCAGTGAGAAGTTACCAAGCAACAAACCG aaaggcacagaaaacacagacatgacaaaagagaaagaaaagccaGATGAG GTCAAAAGTAATTTGATCCAGCCGGAAAGGACGACAAGAAGTGAAACACCACCAGTCCGTCCCAAACCAGCTCAAGAG AAGATGAAGGCGGCGTCCAcaaatgacaaagtaaaacCCAGAAGAACTGAGGAGAAG AGCCAATCGGATGATGAAAGTGCCAAAGAAGGTGAATCTGCTGGAAGAACGGACGGCAACGAGAACCATCCCGAGAACAAAAAA accaaagagaaaaaaaccaaGCGCCACAATCCCTTCATGCCTCGTGCTGCAATTGAG GCTGCATCTGATGATGAAGGGCtgaaagatgatgatgatgttgcatccagagaggaaaagaaagaagagggcAAGGATGAAGCTAAAGAG aCCAAAGTCAAGAAGAAGCCCAAGAGACTCAACCCCTTCATGCCACAGGTTAAG GCCAAAGTTGTACAGAGGCAAGCACAAGATGGGGCTGGGGGCAGCGAAGAG AACGACAGGTCCTTGTTTGACCGGCTGGAGGACTTTCGTCTTGGCCCCTCACGGCCTGGAAACAGTCAG GATTTTGAGGATCTCATGAACTGGTGGAAAAATGTGGAAG CATGGGAGGACACGCCTCAAGATGATGACAtgacagaaaaagaagaggccAA GGCTTTTGCCTTGACGGCAGAGAAGGTGCAGAAGGGAATCCGTGTCTTCAACAAACTTTTCTCGGAGCGAGCTGAGAGCCTTTGGCAGCATGTCATCGATCTCAACGCCATCGCAGACGGTCTGGACAAGTTCAACAAGAACACAAAGATTGCTCAAATCACTGGTGGTTCCACAAGTGCAATAGGGGGCGTCGCCACCATCGCTGGCCTTGCCCTGGCTCCGGTTACCATGGGAACTTCTCTCATCATCACGGCAGTCGGACTGGGTGTGGCCACTGCGGGCGGTCTTACGTCAGCCGGCGCTGGAATCTCCAACCAGGTCAACAACTCAATGGACCGCAAGAAGGTGGAGAAGATTGTGGAGGACTACCAGGAGAAGATGCTCGACCTCAATAAGTGCCTGACCTTCATCAAGCAGGGGATTGAGAACCTGCGCAAATTCGACTTGATCAAAATGAAAAAGAACGCCTACAACCAGGACTTCCCTGCGCTCACTAGTAGTTTCTATGAGGACGGTGCCATGGTAGGCAAGGCGATCCTCATCAACGCCAATGAGATCATGCGTGTGGTGCAGATCGCCAATGTAGCAGGCAGCACGGCGGCCAGAGCAGTCCAGATCGCCAGCATGGCCACCGGCGTGCTAACGGGACTCTTTGTGGGTATGGACATCTACTTCGTAGCAAAAGACTCTAAAGAACTCAAGAAAGGGGCAAAGTCAGAGTTTGCTGCCAAAATCAGGGAGGTTGCAACGCAGCTGCATGATGGTTTGGTGGAGCTCAACGGCATACGTGAGGAGCTGCAATCTACCACGTCAGAAAACAAGAACGAGGAAGATTCCAAAGCTTTagacaatgaaaagaaagaaaaaagtgacaAATATGACAGTTCAGATGAAGATGAAATTGACCGCATTAAAAAAGCCATCAAGAAGGACATTGAAAACAGGGATTATGAAACACAAGACTGGAAAACCTCATAA